The DNA segment AACCAGCCCCCAAGTTCAGGCGGGAGGCTCCGGGGCGTCAGGCAGGGCCACGGCGCCTTCAGCCCCGGGCtgcaggcagcagcagcagcagcagcagcagagattCAGGGAGCTGGACGCAGGCAGCTCTGTGCCGGCAGGACCTGAAGCAGTGACTGCATCTGGCCCTCCCTGTAGGGGACGGTGACACCTGCTGCCTGGGCTCACTGTGGGCATTGAGACATGAGTCCTGTGGTGGGGCGGTGCCTGGTGCAGGTGCAGCCTGGAGCCCCCGTCGCCCCCAGGCAGCTCAGCCCCTGGACGGCCTGCAATGGCCTGCACCCTGCCTGCTTCTCCTGAGGAAAGGCGCTGACCCGGGCTCATGGTGGAGGGTCTGCAGAACACTGGTGGCCAAGGAAGCCGGTCAGAGGGGCCAAGAGCAGTGTCCATCCTCAGGCCTCAGTGGCCGGGGACTCCGAGGGCCGTCGGCTGAGCCCCTGCGGGCGGGGGATGAGGTGCCCATTCCGCTAGGAAAGACGATGGTGGCATACTCCGTCTGCTCAGGGACACAGGGCACGGGGGGCTCCGGGGTCTTCTCTCGCCACTGGAAATCCAGCTCCCCATAGTCCACAGAGAACACAGGCACGGCTGAGGGGTCCTCCTTCTttcaggagaaagggagagggagtcAGCCCCACGGCCCACCGCAGGAAGGAGGCCCGCAGCTCCACAGCCTGGCTGCAGTACCGGCACCGAACCTGGGCCCCCCACTAAGAGCCGCTTACCCTGAGCTGTCCCACCACTGCCCTCTGTGTGATCTGGGGACACCACCCCTCCTCTCTGGCTCAATGTCCCCCTCTGAAATGTCCCTGGCATTCTTGCATATTTAGGATTCCAAAATGTGACTTTTCAAGCTCTCCTGTCTCCAATGTAAGATAAGAAATGACCAAGCCCACCCCACGCCCTCGCAGGCAGGCACACGCATGGGTCTGGCACCCCTGGAGACCGCAGGCAGGCACACGCGTGGGCCAGTCACCCCCAGAGACTGCAGGTGGGCTGGGGCCCCAGATCGTGGCTTTAGGGATTGAGGTTGctgcctgggggctggggaggtaGGGTCCTGGCTATAATAGAATGTGAGTCCTGCAGGCCATGTGGTCCCAGCCTGTCCTTCCACCTCTGCCCACCCAGGAAGGaaggcacagtggatcatgcaGGAAAAGAGTGAGACTCACCAGGGGCTGGCCGGTGCGCCTGGCTCCTATTGTCCCTGCAGAGAAACACACTTGGGGTCACCAGGCTGACCCTGAGCCATGCTCCCAGGTGGGGGGTCTTAGTCCAGGGGCCTTCATCAGGGACTTAGCCTGGGGGGGAGatggggggaggtggggtggggtgtgggaagggtggagggaggggaggtgggagtgAGGGCCGCCAGCAGGGTTAGGGCGGGGCAGGCCGAGGGGCTGGGATGACGTTACCTCGTGCAGCCCGGGAGCAGATGATGGCCAGGACCCAGACTAGCAGCACCAGGCTGCCCAGCAGGCCGCCCACGACACCAACCACCAGGGTTTGGAACTGGCCGGCTGGCCTgggtgaggggctggggtgggctgTGGGCACTTCTGCCCTTCTCTCTGGAAGGGCACAAAGGTCAGGGGTTAGGACGGGGTCAGGGTGGAGGGTCAGGGGCAGGGGTAAGGGCAGACTAGAGGGGCTAGGGTGCTTCCAGAGCGAGAGGACAGAGATGCCGGTCACCATTCCCCAGGTGCAGGACAGAGCCCTGGACTGGAGCTGGGGGGTCCCTGCCCTACGACCCTGGAGCTTCTGATCCTGTGCAGGAGGGGACACCCACCCCAGGACCGGCTCAGCTCATCCCTGCCCCGGGGCCTCCGAGGCCGCACCTGTCACCCTGAGCTCTGCCCGCAGGCTCTCTTTGATCTGCGCCTTGGGGGCCAGGGAGATGGCCCCGCAGAGGTAGGTGCCGCTGTCATTGCGCCGGGCCCTGACCACGCTCATGTGGAAGTCACGCCCGTTGGGCAGTTGTGTGACGCGGAAGCGGCAGTCCTGGCCGGGCTGGCTGCGGTCCTCGGGGAAGGCGGCCAGCTTGTCCGTCTGGTTGCTGGGGCTCATGCGGTACCAGTTTAGCACGAAGCTCTCCGATGTGTTGGAGAAGCTGCAGGTGAAGGTGGCGTTGTCCCCTTCGGTCACCACGAGCAGGGCTGGGGAGAAGGTGGGGGGGTTCCAGGGCCTGTCCGGGGAAtctgagagatggagagaggtgaTGAAGGGGCTGGGCGGCCCCACAAAGCCTCCCCGGCCACCTGCTCACATCCCTCGGGCAGCAAGGGCTCTGGAAGGGCCACCCCAGCTGGAATGTCATTGAGAAGTCTCTGCTGGGGCCTCTGCCACCCGGGGATGGGCACTGGCCTCCACTGCAGAGCCTCTTCCTTCTACGTGAGGCTGCAGCTTCTGCACAGCGCCTGGCTCTGACTTGGGTCTCCCTGATTTCCTACTAAGAGCCTTCACCCCCTTCCCCGTTGAGGCCAGTCCCCCAGAAAGGGCTGTTTGGGGGCTACCCATCCCCAGCCCCTGACCCTTGGGCATCCTGGCCTGGTCCTGTCTGCACTGCTCTGGCACAGGGGAGTGTAACTggtctgggtgggtggggggctgcCCATGGAGACCCCAGCCCTGGGAGGAGTGTGGCCCCTTGGCAGGCTCAGGGTCCAGTCTTTGCCCCCTTTTCAGGACAAGCTCGGAGCTGGGACCACGCGGTATGGGCATTGCTGCCCTGGGCAGTGGGGCCTCCACATTTTCCAGCAAGACAGTGGGGACTAGAGCTCACAGCAAAGATGCTTCAGAGATGAGATGGGCCATTGACTCGGATGTGCACAGACACGGGGCCCCCGACCCTGGGCTCCCAAGACAAGGACCTCCTGAAACATATGCctgccagggccagggcctgggACACCCGCATGGCAACGTGGAGGTTGCGGCTCTTCCGCCAGGCAGAGGCACCAACACAGGCGCTTAAGATCCAGGCCCGAGATGCCATGCAACGGGGTGATTTTCCCGGCTCACTCACATGTCCCATGCCACAGGGTTCCCCAAACATGGTGCCAGCCCCGCACTGTCAGACCCAGTGCACTGTCACTCAGTTCCGTCTCAGGCCTGGGCACGGCCCCCCAGCGAGGTGATACAGAGACCAGGCCCTGGTTGCCACAGCTGCGGTCCCTCTGCTTCCTGGGACGGGCGGCCTCCGTGGCAGGCGGTGGTGATGACTCGAGGAGCAACCAGCTCAGAGGAGGAGGGGGCTGCTGCCCTCATGTCCCTGCAGCCAGGCTGGCCCACGGCGTGCTGGCTGGACACCAGAGGTGGGTGGGTCTGTCATGTGACCAGGACCAACTCCTAGTGCCAACCTCACTGGGCACCCTCCCAGGGGACGAGTGAGGGGTTTGAAGTGACCTTGAGGCCACCCAGGGTGTCCCTGTTCCCTCTGTGCCCATGGCCTCCCGGCTGACAAGCGCTCGCCTCCTTCACCTGCGTGCCTGTCCCCCAGCTTCCTGGTGGTGTTCCCAGAGGTGGCAGGGGCGAGGGCCAGCTACACAAGGGGCTGCTGAGGTGAGCCCCCTCTCTGAGACCGCCCTTGTCTGCCGGCTGGCCAGGGGAAGCTCCCTGCATAGGCGTGTGCAGGGTGGGCCCTGGGAATCTTCCAGCCACTCCAGAGTGGATTTTGACCAAGGAGGGCTGTGGGGTAGTGTGACTCTCAGGGCCAGCGGGCAGCCAGGCCAGGGCACTCAGAGACCTGCCTGAATGGAGGAAGATGGGCTTCTGGCATCAGGGCCAAGAGGGCTCCTGGGAGGCAGCCTGGGACAGGGTGGGCTGCAGCCCTTACTGGGCCTaggctggggctgggtggagTCGGCACAGAGCAGGGGAAATGCCCTGCCCTCTGGGTTTCTGGGAATGCAGTGGGGACCCAGGGACCCCACCACCGCAGGCAGCCCCTCGgggtctccatctcccaggccagGGCTGCCATGCAGCTGTCGGGACAGACAGGCAGGTGAGGAACCGAAGTCATCACGGGTACTGTGAGCAAGGACCCTGCATGGCTAGGAAGTGCTAAGGGACCCCCCAGCTGTAGGGCGAGGTGCTGGCGACAGGACAATGGCCGCTGCGTGTCCACACCGCAATGTCCCTGGGACCATCTGTGCATTGTTCTTGTAACTAGAAACTTAGCTGCTATTTATTTGCACACATTGGTGGAGGGACCTGCTCCTGACTTGATCTGTGCTGGCGCTGACAGGCTCAACCCTTTTCCTGTCTGGCTTGCACCAGCCCTCAGCCACTGGGCCTCAAGCCAGGACCCTGGGCTCCTGTGCcgcacccccccaacccccctaTTTTGGAATCCACCCCGGGGAGCAGGTCCAGCTGGGCCCCTCGGCCTCCCCTGCCTCCACCAactggctgggtggggtgggggctagACCTCGGTGTCTGCAGTTCAAGCAGCCCCCTCTCCTACTTCCCCCAGCCAGTCTCAGAGACTGGCTCCCACCCAGTGTGGGGGTGCTGGGTGGCGGCCCCCACGCAGGGCCTGCCTCACCCCAGTCCTcaggccacctcctccaggaaggcttcctggccTCCCTTGGCTGGTAGTGTCTACTAGGAATGTGAATATTCAGAAGTGACCACTGGCTGGTCCTGGGTCAAGTTAGATTTGGGGTGTTTCTATGGGATTCCATTGTTTCCCCAGGTGCTCCCTCTTGGATCCACGTAGGATCGTGGGTTGATGAGAGAGGGCTGTGCCCTATGCAGGGTCAGGAGGGAGACAGAGCCCATCCCGGGGCTGTGGAACAGGCCTGTGAGGTGGCGGTGGGGGTGCTCCCGCAGAGAGACCGCATTACAGGACATTGCTTTCCAGAAGCGCACAGAAGAAGGCTGCCTGCCCCGGGCGGAGGAACCTGCTGGCCCAGACCAGACCCGGCATCTCTGACCGTGGTCCCATTAGGGACAAGGAAACCGTCCCACGGGCTGTGCTGGGATGAGGACAGCGAGCTTGTCCCTAGAGGACCTGGCAGGGGTGAGGAGTGGGATCTTCCAACTCCtcacagttgtgtgtgtgtgtggaggtgggAAGGGCTGTGGGCCGAACCGTGTCCCCACAAATTCCTGTGCGGAAGTCCTAACCCTGTGACCTCAGAAGGCGGCCTTATTAGGAATAGGGTGACGGCAGCTGGGACTAGGTAAGATGAGGGCACAGGGCTGGGTGGGCATTGACCAGCAGCCCTGGCTTCCTGTACAGAGTCACCCGTGCAGAGATGAAGGCAGAGCCTGGGGGATGCTTCTGAACCCAGGAACACAGAGGGTGGCCACAAAACCCCCCAGCCAGGAGAAGCTGAGCAGAGCCCTCTCGGAGCACAGGGAGCCGACCCTGTGGCCCCTCGGTCCTGCATGTCCAGCCCCCCACGGCGGGAGGACAGGCTCTGTTTTTAAGCCACAGCCGGGAGAGGCTGAGCAGAGCCCTCTCGGAGCACAGGGAGCCGACCCTGTGGCCCCTCGGTCCTGCATGTCCAGCCCCCCACGGCGGGAGGACAGGCTCTGTTTTTAAGCCACAGCCGGGAGAGGCTGAGCAGAGCCCTCTCGGAGCACAGGGAGCCGACCCTGTGGCCCCTCGGTCCTGCATGTCCAGCCCCCCACGGCGGGAGGACAGGCTCTGTTTTTAAGCCACAGCCGGGAGAGGCTGAGCAGAGCCCCTCAGAGCACAGGGGAGCCAACCCTGCGGAGCTCCATCCTGCACGTCCAGCCCTCGGTCGGCGAGAGGGCAGGCTCTGTTTAAAAGCCACTCGGTCGGCGgagctttgttatggcagctccagCCGCCCAGTCCCCAAAGCAAATGTGTCAATATTCTTAGTTATTGATCCTAGGTGAGGGATAttcattgtttttaaacttttttgtatatttttcaaaatagtcgGTTTAAAATCTGACTTCAAAAGTTTGACTTTAAAAAtcagactttaaaaatatgtgtcatggaggccagatgcagtggcttatgcctgtaatcccagtacttggggaggctgaggtgggaggaccatttgagcccagcctggggaacatagcgagaccctgtctctaaaaagaatggaagaaatcaGCCTGGcagggtggcacgtgcctatagtcccagctactctggaggcagaggtgggagaattgcttgagccccggaggtcgagtgagccgagatcacaccactgcactccagcctgggtgacagagcaagaccctgtcactaaaagaa comes from the Pan troglodytes isolate AG18354 chromosome 13, NHGRI_mPanTro3-v2.0_pri, whole genome shotgun sequence genome and includes:
- the PDCD1 gene encoding programmed cell death protein 1 isoform X4, with the protein product MQIPQAPWPVVWAVLQLGWRPGWFLDSPDRPWNPPTFSPALLVVTEGDNATFTCSFSNTSESFVLNWYRMSPSNQTDKLAAFPEDRSQPGQDCRFRVTQLPNGRDFHMSVVRARRNDSGTYLCGAISLAPKAQIKESLRAELRVTERRAEVPTAHPSPSPRPAGQFQTLVVGVVGGLLGSLVLLVWVLAIICSRAARGTIGARRTGQPLKEDPSAVPVFSVDYGELDFQWREKTPEPPVPCVPEQTEYATIVFPSGMGTSSPARRGSADGPRSPRPLRPEDGHCSWPL
- the PDCD1 gene encoding programmed cell death protein 1 isoform X1, whose protein sequence is MQIPQAPWPVVWAVLQLGWRPGWFLDSPDRPWNPPTFSPALLVVTEGDNATFTCSFSNTSESFVLNWYRMSPSNQTDKLAAFPEDRSQPGQDCRFRVTQLPNGRDFHMSVVRARRNDSGTYLCGAISLAPKAQIKESLRAELRVTERRAEVPTAHPSPSPRPAGQFQTLVVGVVGGLLGSLVLLVWVLAIICSRAARGTIGARRTGQPLEDPSAVPVFSVDYGELDFQWREKTPEPPVPCVPEQTEYATIVFPSGMGTSSPARRGSADGPRSPRPLRPEDGHCSWPL
- the PDCD1 gene encoding programmed cell death protein 1 isoform X3, with product MQIPQAPWPVVWAVLQLGWRPGWFLDSPDRPWNPPTFSPALLVVTEGDNATFTCSFSNTSESFVLNWYRMSPSNQTDKLAAFPEDRSQPGQDCRFRVTQLPNGRDFHMSVVRARRNDSGTYLCGAISLAPKAQIKESLRAELRVTGTIGARRTGQPLEDPSAVPVFSVDYGELDFQWREKTPEPPVPCVPEQTEYATIVFPSGMGTSSPARRGSADGPRSPRPLRPEDGHCSWPL
- the PDCD1 gene encoding programmed cell death protein 1 isoform X2, which produces MQIPQAPWPVVWAVLQLGWRPGWFLDSPDRPWNPPTFSPALLVVTEGDNATFTCSFSNTSESFVLNWYRMSPSNQTDKLAAFPEDRSQPGQDCRFRVTQLPNGRDFHMSVVRARRNDSGTYLCGAISLAPKAQIKESLRAELRVTGTIGARRTGQPLKEDPSAVPVFSVDYGELDFQWREKTPEPPVPCVPEQTEYATIVFPSGMGTSSPARRGSADGPRSPRPLRPEDGHCSWPL